In a single window of the Nilaparvata lugens isolate BPH chromosome 1, ASM1435652v1, whole genome shotgun sequence genome:
- the LOC111063162 gene encoding protein jim lovell isoform X1 — protein MSSAVSRAALRGSRRRSQAHRLSHAHSQKKRIGLRQDRRMMDDKYNTTMNKVDEMASSSSSASPHYSLRWNNHQSHLLTAFDSLLQNETLVDVTLVCEETSFKAHKVVLSACSPYFQRIFSETPCKHPVIVLKDLRGWEVQAIVDFMYRGEISVGQEQLSSLIKAAESLQVRGLAHTERIPMCPSEKENQNPAPCISPFSQQPTPGGLQGGPQGTQGGTTVSPHFDGVQPLPLRLPQLPHMPHISFTDVDRHCSSPLPRRKQARPRRRSGDTSCGAQDLSKCPPTSPMETEMAENLSMKKPHNSHQHNNSSNSSSNNNNNNNSTSNNNNNHTLPPNRPSCSPTPPSHLNQSMKMESDDSDAGDSLSQQNHPVELTTGVGSALALAAVAASREHEHREQQHRERERERERERERERERERERANDYTTNSSEPFSLPPPHHITGLQDPLENSFPHLASISALSLTPPHMFSLDSHLGLFPGMESCRNSLLNDIPEVRNENHHISVKKKRGGKYDVVPSVGRPKGQHSAPRGGPPRSWTNAELTEALQHVWNKKMTTSQASRIFGIPYNSLLMYVRGKYGKSLKLEQLKKECFGDLGGPLDLLGLGPLASNNNNPTKPHKGPEPDLMLGPPGFNPSQYPPTSFYPDFGAPFPVPVGMVHLLPQSEKNREQSGPIDYAKEELNSQRNDMNPIEYTKDDSNIRNSPMALDFAKDDPGIHHSSLKEEEEDECRKSPGRLHVDDPPQAQQHNGQD, from the exons GTGGATGAGatggcatcatcatcatcgtcggCATCGCCGCACTACTCTCTGCGCTGGAACAACCACCAGTCGCATCTGCTGACTGCGTTCGACTCGCTGCTGCAGAACGAGACACTCGTCGACGTCACCCTCGTTTGCGAGGAGACCAGCTTCAAGGCGCACAAAGTTGTCCTGTCTGCTTGCAG TCCTTATTTTCAAAGGATATTTTCGGAAACACCATGCAAGCATCCTGTGATAGTGCTGAAGGATCTGAGAGGCTGGGAGGTGCAGGCGATTGTTGACTTCATGTACAGAGGGGAGATCAGCGTCGGGCAGGAGCAGCTTTCGTCCCTCATCAAGGCGGCCGAATCTCTACAG GTGCGAGGCTTAGCACACACCGAACGCATCCCGATGTGTCCATCTGAGAAGGAAAACCAGAATCCGGCACCATGCATCTCGCCGTTCTCACAGCAGCCGACGCCCGGGGGTCTTCAGGGGGGGCCTCAGGGGACACAGGGGGGCACCACCGTGTCCCCCCACTTTGACGGGGTCCAGCCACTCCCCCTCCGGCTGCCCCAGCTCCCCCACATGCCTCACATCTCATTCACTGATGTTGATCGACACTGCTCGTCACCTCTGCCTAGGAGGAAACAG GCACGACCAAGGAGAAGATCGGGAGATACATCATGCGGGGCCCAGGACCTGTCCAAGTGTCCACCCACCTCCCCCATGGAAACTGAAATGGCCGAAAACCTGTCAATGAAGAAGCCCCACAATAGTCACCAGCACAACAACAgcagcaacagcagcagcaacaacaacaacaacaacaatagcACAagtaacaacaacaacaaccatACGCTACCTCCGAACAGACCGAGCTGCTCGCCGACGCCTCCCTCCCATCTAAAT CAGTCGATGAAGATGGAGAGCGATGACTCGGACGCGGGTGACTCGCTGAGTCAGCAGAATCATCCGGTGGAGCTGACGACTGGCGTTGGCAGTGCGTTGGCACTTGCCGCGGTGGCCGCGAGCCGCGAGCACGAGCATCGCGAGCAGCAACATCGGGAACGCGAACGGGAACGTGAACGGGAACGGGAACGCGAAAGGGAACGCGAGCGGGAACGAGCCAACGACTACACCACCAACAGTTCCGAGCCGTTCAGTCTTCCTCCGCCACATCATATCACTGGCTTACAG gATCCTCTCGAGAATTCATTTCCTCATCTGGCGTCAATTTCAGCTCTATCATTGACACCTCCGCACA TGTTCTCTTTGGACTCACATCTGG GACTGTTTCCGGGAATGGAGAGTTGTAGGAATTCACTTCTCAATGACATACCTGAAGTGCGGAATGAGAATCATCATATATCGGTGAAGAAGAAGC GAGGTGGCAAATACGATGTGGTGCCATCAGTAGGTCGCCCCAAAGGCCAGCACAGCGCACCACGTGGGGGGCCACCCCGCTCCTGGACCAACGCAGAGCTCACTGAGGCACTGCAGCACGTCTGGAACAAGAAGATGACCACATCGCAGGCGTCACGCATATTCGGCATTCCCTACAACAGTCTACTCATGTATGTCCGAGGCAAGTACGGCAAATCACTCAAGCTCGAGCAGTTGAAGAAGGAATGCTTCGGAGACCTGGGAGGACCGCTGGATCTACTGGGGTTGGGGCCTCTAGCATCCAATAACAACAATCCAACCAAACCACACAAAGGTCCCGAGCCGGATCTGATGCTCGGGCCGCCGGGATTCAACCCCAGCCAATACCCACCGACCAGCTTCTATCCCGATTTCGGAGCCCCATTCCCAGTGCCTGTCGGCATGGTGCATCTGCTGCCGCAGTCCGAGAAGAACCGCGAACAATCGGGACCAATCGACTATGCCAAGGAAGAACTGAACAGTCAGCGCAATGACATGAATCCGATCGAGTACACCAAAGACGACTCCAACATTCGCAACAGTCCAATGGCACTGGACTTTGCCAAAGACGACCCGGGCATCCACCACAGCTCGcttaaggaggaggaggaggacgagtgCCGCAAGAGTCCCGGACGACTGCACGTCGACGACCCGCCGCAGGCACAGCAACACAACGGACAGGACTGA
- the LOC111063162 gene encoding protein jim lovell isoform X2, with the protein MSSAVSRAALRGSRRRSQAHRLSHAHSQKKRIGLRQDRRMMDDKYNTTMNKVDEMASSSSSASPHYSLRWNNHQSHLLTAFDSLLQNETLVDVTLVCEETSFKAHKVVLSACSPYFQRIFSETPCKHPVIVLKDLRGWEVQAIVDFMYRGEISVGQEQLSSLIKAAESLQVRGLAHTERIPMCPSEKENQNPAPCISPFSQQPTPGGLQGGPQGTQGGTTVSPHFDGVQPLPLRLPQLPHMPHISFTDVDRHCSSPLPRRKQARPRRRSGDTSCGAQDLSKCPPTSPMETEMAENLSMKKPHNSHQHNNSSNSSSNNNNNNNSTSNNNNNHTLPPNRPSCSPTPPSHLNSMKMESDDSDAGDSLSQQNHPVELTTGVGSALALAAVAASREHEHREQQHRERERERERERERERERERERANDYTTNSSEPFSLPPPHHITGLQDPLENSFPHLASISALSLTPPHMFSLDSHLGLFPGMESCRNSLLNDIPEVRNENHHISVKKKRGGKYDVVPSVGRPKGQHSAPRGGPPRSWTNAELTEALQHVWNKKMTTSQASRIFGIPYNSLLMYVRGKYGKSLKLEQLKKECFGDLGGPLDLLGLGPLASNNNNPTKPHKGPEPDLMLGPPGFNPSQYPPTSFYPDFGAPFPVPVGMVHLLPQSEKNREQSGPIDYAKEELNSQRNDMNPIEYTKDDSNIRNSPMALDFAKDDPGIHHSSLKEEEEDECRKSPGRLHVDDPPQAQQHNGQD; encoded by the exons GTGGATGAGatggcatcatcatcatcgtcggCATCGCCGCACTACTCTCTGCGCTGGAACAACCACCAGTCGCATCTGCTGACTGCGTTCGACTCGCTGCTGCAGAACGAGACACTCGTCGACGTCACCCTCGTTTGCGAGGAGACCAGCTTCAAGGCGCACAAAGTTGTCCTGTCTGCTTGCAG TCCTTATTTTCAAAGGATATTTTCGGAAACACCATGCAAGCATCCTGTGATAGTGCTGAAGGATCTGAGAGGCTGGGAGGTGCAGGCGATTGTTGACTTCATGTACAGAGGGGAGATCAGCGTCGGGCAGGAGCAGCTTTCGTCCCTCATCAAGGCGGCCGAATCTCTACAG GTGCGAGGCTTAGCACACACCGAACGCATCCCGATGTGTCCATCTGAGAAGGAAAACCAGAATCCGGCACCATGCATCTCGCCGTTCTCACAGCAGCCGACGCCCGGGGGTCTTCAGGGGGGGCCTCAGGGGACACAGGGGGGCACCACCGTGTCCCCCCACTTTGACGGGGTCCAGCCACTCCCCCTCCGGCTGCCCCAGCTCCCCCACATGCCTCACATCTCATTCACTGATGTTGATCGACACTGCTCGTCACCTCTGCCTAGGAGGAAACAG GCACGACCAAGGAGAAGATCGGGAGATACATCATGCGGGGCCCAGGACCTGTCCAAGTGTCCACCCACCTCCCCCATGGAAACTGAAATGGCCGAAAACCTGTCAATGAAGAAGCCCCACAATAGTCACCAGCACAACAACAgcagcaacagcagcagcaacaacaacaacaacaacaatagcACAagtaacaacaacaacaaccatACGCTACCTCCGAACAGACCGAGCTGCTCGCCGACGCCTCCCTCCCATCTAAAT TCGATGAAGATGGAGAGCGATGACTCGGACGCGGGTGACTCGCTGAGTCAGCAGAATCATCCGGTGGAGCTGACGACTGGCGTTGGCAGTGCGTTGGCACTTGCCGCGGTGGCCGCGAGCCGCGAGCACGAGCATCGCGAGCAGCAACATCGGGAACGCGAACGGGAACGTGAACGGGAACGGGAACGCGAAAGGGAACGCGAGCGGGAACGAGCCAACGACTACACCACCAACAGTTCCGAGCCGTTCAGTCTTCCTCCGCCACATCATATCACTGGCTTACAG gATCCTCTCGAGAATTCATTTCCTCATCTGGCGTCAATTTCAGCTCTATCATTGACACCTCCGCACA TGTTCTCTTTGGACTCACATCTGG GACTGTTTCCGGGAATGGAGAGTTGTAGGAATTCACTTCTCAATGACATACCTGAAGTGCGGAATGAGAATCATCATATATCGGTGAAGAAGAAGC GAGGTGGCAAATACGATGTGGTGCCATCAGTAGGTCGCCCCAAAGGCCAGCACAGCGCACCACGTGGGGGGCCACCCCGCTCCTGGACCAACGCAGAGCTCACTGAGGCACTGCAGCACGTCTGGAACAAGAAGATGACCACATCGCAGGCGTCACGCATATTCGGCATTCCCTACAACAGTCTACTCATGTATGTCCGAGGCAAGTACGGCAAATCACTCAAGCTCGAGCAGTTGAAGAAGGAATGCTTCGGAGACCTGGGAGGACCGCTGGATCTACTGGGGTTGGGGCCTCTAGCATCCAATAACAACAATCCAACCAAACCACACAAAGGTCCCGAGCCGGATCTGATGCTCGGGCCGCCGGGATTCAACCCCAGCCAATACCCACCGACCAGCTTCTATCCCGATTTCGGAGCCCCATTCCCAGTGCCTGTCGGCATGGTGCATCTGCTGCCGCAGTCCGAGAAGAACCGCGAACAATCGGGACCAATCGACTATGCCAAGGAAGAACTGAACAGTCAGCGCAATGACATGAATCCGATCGAGTACACCAAAGACGACTCCAACATTCGCAACAGTCCAATGGCACTGGACTTTGCCAAAGACGACCCGGGCATCCACCACAGCTCGcttaaggaggaggaggaggacgagtgCCGCAAGAGTCCCGGACGACTGCACGTCGACGACCCGCCGCAGGCACAGCAACACAACGGACAGGACTGA
- the LOC111063162 gene encoding protein jim lovell isoform X4: protein MSSAVSRAALRGSRRRSQAHRLSHAHSQKKRIGLRQDRRMMDDKYNTTMNKVDEMASSSSSASPHYSLRWNNHQSHLLTAFDSLLQNETLVDVTLVCEETSFKAHKVVLSACSPYFQRIFSETPCKHPVIVLKDLRGWEVQAIVDFMYRGEISVGQEQLSSLIKAAESLQVRGLAHTERIPMCPSEKENQNPAPCISPFSQQPTPGGLQGGPQGTQGGTTVSPHFDGVQPLPLRLPQLPHMPHISFTDVDRHCSSPLPRRKQARPRRRSGDTSCGAQDLSKCPPTSPMETEMAENLSMKKPHNSHQHNNSSNSSSNNNNNNNSTSNNNNNHTLPPNRPSCSPTPPSHLNSMKMESDDSDAGDSLSQQNHPVELTTGVGSALALAAVAASREHEHREQQHRERERERERERERERERERERANDYTTNSSEPFSLPPPHHITGLQDPLENSFPHLASISALSLTPPHMFSLDSHLGLFPGMESCRNSLLNDIPEVRNENHHISVKKKLGRPKGQHSAPRGGPPRSWTNAELTEALQHVWNKKMTTSQASRIFGIPYNSLLMYVRGKYGKSLKLEQLKKECFGDLGGPLDLLGLGPLASNNNNPTKPHKGPEPDLMLGPPGFNPSQYPPTSFYPDFGAPFPVPVGMVHLLPQSEKNREQSGPIDYAKEELNSQRNDMNPIEYTKDDSNIRNSPMALDFAKDDPGIHHSSLKEEEEDECRKSPGRLHVDDPPQAQQHNGQD from the exons GTGGATGAGatggcatcatcatcatcgtcggCATCGCCGCACTACTCTCTGCGCTGGAACAACCACCAGTCGCATCTGCTGACTGCGTTCGACTCGCTGCTGCAGAACGAGACACTCGTCGACGTCACCCTCGTTTGCGAGGAGACCAGCTTCAAGGCGCACAAAGTTGTCCTGTCTGCTTGCAG TCCTTATTTTCAAAGGATATTTTCGGAAACACCATGCAAGCATCCTGTGATAGTGCTGAAGGATCTGAGAGGCTGGGAGGTGCAGGCGATTGTTGACTTCATGTACAGAGGGGAGATCAGCGTCGGGCAGGAGCAGCTTTCGTCCCTCATCAAGGCGGCCGAATCTCTACAG GTGCGAGGCTTAGCACACACCGAACGCATCCCGATGTGTCCATCTGAGAAGGAAAACCAGAATCCGGCACCATGCATCTCGCCGTTCTCACAGCAGCCGACGCCCGGGGGTCTTCAGGGGGGGCCTCAGGGGACACAGGGGGGCACCACCGTGTCCCCCCACTTTGACGGGGTCCAGCCACTCCCCCTCCGGCTGCCCCAGCTCCCCCACATGCCTCACATCTCATTCACTGATGTTGATCGACACTGCTCGTCACCTCTGCCTAGGAGGAAACAG GCACGACCAAGGAGAAGATCGGGAGATACATCATGCGGGGCCCAGGACCTGTCCAAGTGTCCACCCACCTCCCCCATGGAAACTGAAATGGCCGAAAACCTGTCAATGAAGAAGCCCCACAATAGTCACCAGCACAACAACAgcagcaacagcagcagcaacaacaacaacaacaacaatagcACAagtaacaacaacaacaaccatACGCTACCTCCGAACAGACCGAGCTGCTCGCCGACGCCTCCCTCCCATCTAAAT TCGATGAAGATGGAGAGCGATGACTCGGACGCGGGTGACTCGCTGAGTCAGCAGAATCATCCGGTGGAGCTGACGACTGGCGTTGGCAGTGCGTTGGCACTTGCCGCGGTGGCCGCGAGCCGCGAGCACGAGCATCGCGAGCAGCAACATCGGGAACGCGAACGGGAACGTGAACGGGAACGGGAACGCGAAAGGGAACGCGAGCGGGAACGAGCCAACGACTACACCACCAACAGTTCCGAGCCGTTCAGTCTTCCTCCGCCACATCATATCACTGGCTTACAG gATCCTCTCGAGAATTCATTTCCTCATCTGGCGTCAATTTCAGCTCTATCATTGACACCTCCGCACA TGTTCTCTTTGGACTCACATCTGG GACTGTTTCCGGGAATGGAGAGTTGTAGGAATTCACTTCTCAATGACATACCTGAAGTGCGGAATGAGAATCATCATATATCGGTGAAGAAGAAGC TAGGTCGCCCCAAAGGCCAGCACAGCGCACCACGTGGGGGGCCACCCCGCTCCTGGACCAACGCAGAGCTCACTGAGGCACTGCAGCACGTCTGGAACAAGAAGATGACCACATCGCAGGCGTCACGCATATTCGGCATTCCCTACAACAGTCTACTCATGTATGTCCGAGGCAAGTACGGCAAATCACTCAAGCTCGAGCAGTTGAAGAAGGAATGCTTCGGAGACCTGGGAGGACCGCTGGATCTACTGGGGTTGGGGCCTCTAGCATCCAATAACAACAATCCAACCAAACCACACAAAGGTCCCGAGCCGGATCTGATGCTCGGGCCGCCGGGATTCAACCCCAGCCAATACCCACCGACCAGCTTCTATCCCGATTTCGGAGCCCCATTCCCAGTGCCTGTCGGCATGGTGCATCTGCTGCCGCAGTCCGAGAAGAACCGCGAACAATCGGGACCAATCGACTATGCCAAGGAAGAACTGAACAGTCAGCGCAATGACATGAATCCGATCGAGTACACCAAAGACGACTCCAACATTCGCAACAGTCCAATGGCACTGGACTTTGCCAAAGACGACCCGGGCATCCACCACAGCTCGcttaaggaggaggaggaggacgagtgCCGCAAGAGTCCCGGACGACTGCACGTCGACGACCCGCCGCAGGCACAGCAACACAACGGACAGGACTGA
- the LOC111063162 gene encoding protein jim lovell isoform X3, whose amino-acid sequence MSSAVSRAALRGSRRRSQAHRLSHAHSQKKRIGLRQDRRMMDDKYNTTMNKVDEMASSSSSASPHYSLRWNNHQSHLLTAFDSLLQNETLVDVTLVCEETSFKAHKVVLSACSPYFQRIFSETPCKHPVIVLKDLRGWEVQAIVDFMYRGEISVGQEQLSSLIKAAESLQVRGLAHTERIPMCPSEKENQNPAPCISPFSQQPTPGGLQGGPQGTQGGTTVSPHFDGVQPLPLRLPQLPHMPHISFTDVDRHCSSPLPRRKQARPRRRSGDTSCGAQDLSKCPPTSPMETEMAENLSMKKPHNSHQHNNSSNSSSNNNNNNNSTSNNNNNHTLPPNRPSCSPTPPSHLNQSMKMESDDSDAGDSLSQQNHPVELTTGVGSALALAAVAASREHEHREQQHRERERERERERERERERERERANDYTTNSSEPFSLPPPHHITGLQDPLENSFPHLASISALSLTPPHMFSLDSHLGLFPGMESCRNSLLNDIPEVRNENHHISVKKKLGRPKGQHSAPRGGPPRSWTNAELTEALQHVWNKKMTTSQASRIFGIPYNSLLMYVRGKYGKSLKLEQLKKECFGDLGGPLDLLGLGPLASNNNNPTKPHKGPEPDLMLGPPGFNPSQYPPTSFYPDFGAPFPVPVGMVHLLPQSEKNREQSGPIDYAKEELNSQRNDMNPIEYTKDDSNIRNSPMALDFAKDDPGIHHSSLKEEEEDECRKSPGRLHVDDPPQAQQHNGQD is encoded by the exons GTGGATGAGatggcatcatcatcatcgtcggCATCGCCGCACTACTCTCTGCGCTGGAACAACCACCAGTCGCATCTGCTGACTGCGTTCGACTCGCTGCTGCAGAACGAGACACTCGTCGACGTCACCCTCGTTTGCGAGGAGACCAGCTTCAAGGCGCACAAAGTTGTCCTGTCTGCTTGCAG TCCTTATTTTCAAAGGATATTTTCGGAAACACCATGCAAGCATCCTGTGATAGTGCTGAAGGATCTGAGAGGCTGGGAGGTGCAGGCGATTGTTGACTTCATGTACAGAGGGGAGATCAGCGTCGGGCAGGAGCAGCTTTCGTCCCTCATCAAGGCGGCCGAATCTCTACAG GTGCGAGGCTTAGCACACACCGAACGCATCCCGATGTGTCCATCTGAGAAGGAAAACCAGAATCCGGCACCATGCATCTCGCCGTTCTCACAGCAGCCGACGCCCGGGGGTCTTCAGGGGGGGCCTCAGGGGACACAGGGGGGCACCACCGTGTCCCCCCACTTTGACGGGGTCCAGCCACTCCCCCTCCGGCTGCCCCAGCTCCCCCACATGCCTCACATCTCATTCACTGATGTTGATCGACACTGCTCGTCACCTCTGCCTAGGAGGAAACAG GCACGACCAAGGAGAAGATCGGGAGATACATCATGCGGGGCCCAGGACCTGTCCAAGTGTCCACCCACCTCCCCCATGGAAACTGAAATGGCCGAAAACCTGTCAATGAAGAAGCCCCACAATAGTCACCAGCACAACAACAgcagcaacagcagcagcaacaacaacaacaacaacaatagcACAagtaacaacaacaacaaccatACGCTACCTCCGAACAGACCGAGCTGCTCGCCGACGCCTCCCTCCCATCTAAAT CAGTCGATGAAGATGGAGAGCGATGACTCGGACGCGGGTGACTCGCTGAGTCAGCAGAATCATCCGGTGGAGCTGACGACTGGCGTTGGCAGTGCGTTGGCACTTGCCGCGGTGGCCGCGAGCCGCGAGCACGAGCATCGCGAGCAGCAACATCGGGAACGCGAACGGGAACGTGAACGGGAACGGGAACGCGAAAGGGAACGCGAGCGGGAACGAGCCAACGACTACACCACCAACAGTTCCGAGCCGTTCAGTCTTCCTCCGCCACATCATATCACTGGCTTACAG gATCCTCTCGAGAATTCATTTCCTCATCTGGCGTCAATTTCAGCTCTATCATTGACACCTCCGCACA TGTTCTCTTTGGACTCACATCTGG GACTGTTTCCGGGAATGGAGAGTTGTAGGAATTCACTTCTCAATGACATACCTGAAGTGCGGAATGAGAATCATCATATATCGGTGAAGAAGAAGC TAGGTCGCCCCAAAGGCCAGCACAGCGCACCACGTGGGGGGCCACCCCGCTCCTGGACCAACGCAGAGCTCACTGAGGCACTGCAGCACGTCTGGAACAAGAAGATGACCACATCGCAGGCGTCACGCATATTCGGCATTCCCTACAACAGTCTACTCATGTATGTCCGAGGCAAGTACGGCAAATCACTCAAGCTCGAGCAGTTGAAGAAGGAATGCTTCGGAGACCTGGGAGGACCGCTGGATCTACTGGGGTTGGGGCCTCTAGCATCCAATAACAACAATCCAACCAAACCACACAAAGGTCCCGAGCCGGATCTGATGCTCGGGCCGCCGGGATTCAACCCCAGCCAATACCCACCGACCAGCTTCTATCCCGATTTCGGAGCCCCATTCCCAGTGCCTGTCGGCATGGTGCATCTGCTGCCGCAGTCCGAGAAGAACCGCGAACAATCGGGACCAATCGACTATGCCAAGGAAGAACTGAACAGTCAGCGCAATGACATGAATCCGATCGAGTACACCAAAGACGACTCCAACATTCGCAACAGTCCAATGGCACTGGACTTTGCCAAAGACGACCCGGGCATCCACCACAGCTCGcttaaggaggaggaggaggacgagtgCCGCAAGAGTCCCGGACGACTGCACGTCGACGACCCGCCGCAGGCACAGCAACACAACGGACAGGACTGA
- the LOC111063162 gene encoding protein jim lovell isoform X5, translated as MASSSSSASPHYSLRWNNHQSHLLTAFDSLLQNETLVDVTLVCEETSFKAHKVVLSACSPYFQRIFSETPCKHPVIVLKDLRGWEVQAIVDFMYRGEISVGQEQLSSLIKAAESLQVRGLAHTERIPMCPSEKENQNPAPCISPFSQQPTPGGLQGGPQGTQGGTTVSPHFDGVQPLPLRLPQLPHMPHISFTDVDRHCSSPLPRRKQARPRRRSGDTSCGAQDLSKCPPTSPMETEMAENLSMKKPHNSHQHNNSSNSSSNNNNNNNSTSNNNNNHTLPPNRPSCSPTPPSHLNQSMKMESDDSDAGDSLSQQNHPVELTTGVGSALALAAVAASREHEHREQQHRERERERERERERERERERERANDYTTNSSEPFSLPPPHHITGLQDPLENSFPHLASISALSLTPPHMFSLDSHLGLFPGMESCRNSLLNDIPEVRNENHHISVKKKRGGKYDVVPSVGRPKGQHSAPRGGPPRSWTNAELTEALQHVWNKKMTTSQASRIFGIPYNSLLMYVRGKYGKSLKLEQLKKECFGDLGGPLDLLGLGPLASNNNNPTKPHKGPEPDLMLGPPGFNPSQYPPTSFYPDFGAPFPVPVGMVHLLPQSEKNREQSGPIDYAKEELNSQRNDMNPIEYTKDDSNIRNSPMALDFAKDDPGIHHSSLKEEEEDECRKSPGRLHVDDPPQAQQHNGQD; from the exons atggcatcatcatcatcgtcggCATCGCCGCACTACTCTCTGCGCTGGAACAACCACCAGTCGCATCTGCTGACTGCGTTCGACTCGCTGCTGCAGAACGAGACACTCGTCGACGTCACCCTCGTTTGCGAGGAGACCAGCTTCAAGGCGCACAAAGTTGTCCTGTCTGCTTGCAG TCCTTATTTTCAAAGGATATTTTCGGAAACACCATGCAAGCATCCTGTGATAGTGCTGAAGGATCTGAGAGGCTGGGAGGTGCAGGCGATTGTTGACTTCATGTACAGAGGGGAGATCAGCGTCGGGCAGGAGCAGCTTTCGTCCCTCATCAAGGCGGCCGAATCTCTACAG GTGCGAGGCTTAGCACACACCGAACGCATCCCGATGTGTCCATCTGAGAAGGAAAACCAGAATCCGGCACCATGCATCTCGCCGTTCTCACAGCAGCCGACGCCCGGGGGTCTTCAGGGGGGGCCTCAGGGGACACAGGGGGGCACCACCGTGTCCCCCCACTTTGACGGGGTCCAGCCACTCCCCCTCCGGCTGCCCCAGCTCCCCCACATGCCTCACATCTCATTCACTGATGTTGATCGACACTGCTCGTCACCTCTGCCTAGGAGGAAACAG GCACGACCAAGGAGAAGATCGGGAGATACATCATGCGGGGCCCAGGACCTGTCCAAGTGTCCACCCACCTCCCCCATGGAAACTGAAATGGCCGAAAACCTGTCAATGAAGAAGCCCCACAATAGTCACCAGCACAACAACAgcagcaacagcagcagcaacaacaacaacaacaacaatagcACAagtaacaacaacaacaaccatACGCTACCTCCGAACAGACCGAGCTGCTCGCCGACGCCTCCCTCCCATCTAAAT CAGTCGATGAAGATGGAGAGCGATGACTCGGACGCGGGTGACTCGCTGAGTCAGCAGAATCATCCGGTGGAGCTGACGACTGGCGTTGGCAGTGCGTTGGCACTTGCCGCGGTGGCCGCGAGCCGCGAGCACGAGCATCGCGAGCAGCAACATCGGGAACGCGAACGGGAACGTGAACGGGAACGGGAACGCGAAAGGGAACGCGAGCGGGAACGAGCCAACGACTACACCACCAACAGTTCCGAGCCGTTCAGTCTTCCTCCGCCACATCATATCACTGGCTTACAG gATCCTCTCGAGAATTCATTTCCTCATCTGGCGTCAATTTCAGCTCTATCATTGACACCTCCGCACA TGTTCTCTTTGGACTCACATCTGG GACTGTTTCCGGGAATGGAGAGTTGTAGGAATTCACTTCTCAATGACATACCTGAAGTGCGGAATGAGAATCATCATATATCGGTGAAGAAGAAGC GAGGTGGCAAATACGATGTGGTGCCATCAGTAGGTCGCCCCAAAGGCCAGCACAGCGCACCACGTGGGGGGCCACCCCGCTCCTGGACCAACGCAGAGCTCACTGAGGCACTGCAGCACGTCTGGAACAAGAAGATGACCACATCGCAGGCGTCACGCATATTCGGCATTCCCTACAACAGTCTACTCATGTATGTCCGAGGCAAGTACGGCAAATCACTCAAGCTCGAGCAGTTGAAGAAGGAATGCTTCGGAGACCTGGGAGGACCGCTGGATCTACTGGGGTTGGGGCCTCTAGCATCCAATAACAACAATCCAACCAAACCACACAAAGGTCCCGAGCCGGATCTGATGCTCGGGCCGCCGGGATTCAACCCCAGCCAATACCCACCGACCAGCTTCTATCCCGATTTCGGAGCCCCATTCCCAGTGCCTGTCGGCATGGTGCATCTGCTGCCGCAGTCCGAGAAGAACCGCGAACAATCGGGACCAATCGACTATGCCAAGGAAGAACTGAACAGTCAGCGCAATGACATGAATCCGATCGAGTACACCAAAGACGACTCCAACATTCGCAACAGTCCAATGGCACTGGACTTTGCCAAAGACGACCCGGGCATCCACCACAGCTCGcttaaggaggaggaggaggacgagtgCCGCAAGAGTCCCGGACGACTGCACGTCGACGACCCGCCGCAGGCACAGCAACACAACGGACAGGACTGA